The genome window GGGACGGTTCAAAATCATCCATTTTCTTGTGAAACTTTAGGCGCGGTTAACCTTCCGCAGAAGTAGGGTGGGCATTACCCACCAATCTGTTCGCCATCTACGCCTTTTTGGTGGGCGGTGCCCACCCTACCTCTCAGCCGCAAGCTTTCACAGTAAAGTGAACCATCCCAATTCATTAATAAACTTAATATTGGCTAATCTCATATAGGTTAGCAACTGGGCTTCATGCACAGGATGTATATTCTCAACACTCTTTAATTCTAAAATTTTCTTCGTCTCCTTCGTGCTCTTCGTGGTTTAGCTACCCCTTCCTTTTACCCAATTTGTGGGTAAAGATAAGGGCTAAAGGGGGGATTAC of bacterium contains these proteins:
- a CDS encoding GxxExxY protein, which gives rise to MLELKSVENIHPVHEAQLLTYMRLANIKFINELGWFTLL